In Acidobacteriota bacterium, the genomic window CCTCCAGGGACAGGGAGCGGGGCGATCGGCCACTGCCATTGAGCCCCGCCAGCTCGCCCTTTTCCGCATCCCAGACGATGGCGTACAGGTCTCCTCCGATGCCGCAGCCGGTGGGCTCCATCAGACCGAGGGCGGCGTTGGCGGCGATCGCCGCGTCGACGGCACTGCCGCCGGCCTTGAGGATGTCGAGGGCGATCTGGGTGGCGAGGGGCTGACTGGTGGCAGCCATGCCGTGGCGCGCGATCACTTCCGATCGGCTGGCGAAGGTTTTGCCGGTGACGCGATCGTAGGCCGACAGATCACCGGTGCGGACCGCCACCAGCAGCAGAGCGAAGCAGAGCAGCAAGGGAAGGCGCTTCATGAGGATCTCCGAAGAAATTGAAGTTGGAGTATACGACGGCCTCCGACTCCTCGAGACCCTCGCTCCAGTGAGGATCCGTGCCTCGGAACGGGCCGGTTTCTCCAGATTTTCGTGACACTTTCGCGAGATTCGGACGCCAAGATACGGCTCGGCGACGGGGTCATTCGCCTCGACCGCCCAACCGGCCCGGCACGGCCGGCTCACCCCGGTGCTCCCCAGCACACCGGCCGACTCTCGCCCCGCGGGGCTCGGCCGGACCCCATCCCTCGTCAGACCTCCTCTCTCCGGGTTCGCCGCTTCGGCGGCGGACCCGGCCCTCAGCTCGCCGGAGCAGGCCTCAGCGCCGCGAGAAGAAACCCGGCTCGCGCTGCCAGTAGAAGGGCTCGACCGGCAGGCGATCCGGATACACCTGGTCGAGGCTCCGGCCGTCGTAGAGGCGGCCGTTGAGCACCAGATGCTCGACGGAGGTGGTCTGCCGTAGATCGTCGAGGGGATTGCCCGACAGCACCACCAGGTCGGCCAGCTTGCCGACCTCGATGGAGCCGACGTCGGCGTCGAAGCCGAGGTAACGGGCGCCCACCAGAGTGCCGGCGCGCAGCGCCTCGTGCGGCGTCATGCCACCCTGCTCGAGCATCCACATCTCCCAATGGGTGGCCAGCCCTTCGCGCTGCCCGTGGGCACCGATGGTGACGCCGACCCCCCGGCGGGCGAGCTCGGTGGCGACGCGGGCATTGTCGATGTGCCCCCACTCGTCATCCGGCGCCAGCATGCGGCGACGCGACCGGGCATCGATCAGGCGCCGCGGCACGAAGGTGAGCAGGCGTTCGTCCTCCCATACCTTGGTCTTGGCGTACCAGTAGTGCTCGCCCCAGTTGCCGCCATAGGCCACCCCCAGGGTCGGGGTGTAGTAGACCTCCGTCGCACCCCATAGCTGGCGCACGTCCTCGTAGATCGCCGCGACCGGAATCGAGTGCTCGATGCCGGTGTGACCGTCGACCACCATGGTCATGTTGTGCTGAAACAGGGAGCCGCCCTCGGGCACCACCATCATGCCGAGCTCGCGGGCGGCGGTCATCACCTGCTGGCGCTGGTCGCGGCGCGGCTGGTTGTAGCTCTTGACGCTGATCGCCCCCACCTTCTGCAGCCGCGAGACGTGAAAGCGCGCGTCCTCCAGGCTGTCGACCTCGGCCTTGAAGTCACCCTTGGCGCCATACAGGATGGTGCCCGTCGAGAAAATCCGCGGCGCCGTGATCTGCCCCGCCCGCGCCAGCTCCGCCGCCGCAAACACCGTCGCCGTGTCGTTCGACGGATCGTGCACCGTGGTGACGCCGTAGGCGAGGGTGGCGTAGTGGCCCCAGTTCTGCTGCGGCAACATGCCGTTCTGCCCCATGGCGCCGTGCCAGTGGACGTCCACCAGGCCCGGGATCACCGTCTTGCCGGAGACATCCACGATGTGGGTGCCGGCCGGCACGTCGACTTCACCGCGAGCTCCGACAGCGACGATGCGATGGCCGTCGACCAGCACCGTCGCATCCTCCAGCACCTCGTCGCCGCGCATCGTGATCACCCGGCCGCCGACCAGCGCCAGCCGCCCCTCGGGACGGTCGCTCGCCACCGAGAAGCCGATCTCGCGTTCCAACACCGGCAGCGGCTCGTCGCCGCGATCCTCGGCGAAGGCGCGCTCGACCTCGAGGGTCGAGAGGGTCGCTCCAAGGGCCCAGTAGAGCCGCTGCGAGTCACCGGACCAGTGCAGGTACTCGCCGGCCGCCTGCGACACCTGGGCGAGCGGCAGGCTGGTGCCCTTCGGACTGATCTCGACGCTCTTGCCGATCGCCACCAGCGGCGTCACGAAGGCTTTGAAACGTTCCCGGAAGGCCAGCCAGCGACCGTCCGGCGACACTCGCAGCTCGGTCGCCGCCTTGCTGTGGACGTGCTCCCGCTCGTCGTCGCCATCGAGCTCGAGGGAGATCAGCCGCCGATCGTCGCCGAAGCGGGTCACGAAGACGCGATCGGAGGTTCCTCCGAAGTGCGGATCGAAGCCATCGCGGGTGACCAGTCGCGGTTTCCCGCCGCCCTCGAGGGGCTGGTGGTAAACGCCCGGATCGGCCGACCAGGTCGGGGTTCGCAACCAGCCGCCGCTCACCTTGCGGTAGACCACGCTCATGCCGTCGGGGGCGAACTCGGGCTCGACATAGTGTCCCGGCGCCTGGCTCACCACCCGACCCTCACCGCCGCTCGCCGGTGCCACTCGCACCGTGCCGAGGTCACCATCGTGCCAGGTGGTGTAGACGATCGACCGACCATCGCGCGAGAACGCCGGGTAGAACTCACCGTGGTCCCGCTGGCGGGTCAGGCGCCGAACGTCACCGCTCTCGAGATCGCGAATCCACAGGTAACCGAGGGCTTGGAACACCACCCGATCACCCTGCGGCGAGACCCGCACCCAGCGCAGCATGCGCACCGGAAACTCCTCCGGGTGCACCTCCACCGGCAGCCGCAGAGCCGACGCCACGGCGCGCTGATCGCGCACCCGGAAGGGAATCACCACCGCCTCGCCGGTGACCGCGTCGATGCGCTGGATCTTGCCGCCGGCCCACGCCACCAAGGCCGAGGAGTCGGGCAGCCAGGCGAAAGTCGGGTAGACGCCGTGAATCGCCCAGGTCTCCTGCATGTCGCGGTCGAGATCGCGGTAGAGGGGGGTTTCCTCACCGGATTCGAGGTCCTTCAGGAAGAGCACACTGCGAGTGCGCTCGCGGCGCACGAAGGCGAGGCTCTCGCCGTCCGGCGAAGGCGTCGGCCGCACCGCGCCTCCGGGGCCGCCGACCAGGTCGACGATGCGTCCATCGCGGCGGTCGAGGCGCCGAATCTCGTAGATCTGCGTGTTGGGATCCTTGCTGTACTCGAAGCGGCTGCCGGGGGTGGTGTCCTGGCTGAAGTAGAGATAGCGGCCGTCGGGCGACAGCGCCGGCTCGCCGAGGTCCTTCTGCTCGTTGGGCTTCTCCACCACCTGTAGGCCATCGCCGCCGCTGCGGTGGTAGAGCCACATCTCGCCCGCCCCCAGGGAGCGCCGCGAGGTGAAGTGCTTGCGGGCCACCAGGAACTCGCCATCCGGCGTCCAGGCCGGGCTGTTGAGCAGACGGAAGCTCTCGTCCGTCACCGCCCGGGCATTCTCGCCGTCGCGATCGATGAGCCAGATGTTGTCGCCGCCGCCACGATCGCTGGTGAAGGCGATGGTCTCGCCATCAGGGCTGAAGCGCGGCTGCATGTCCCAGGCGAGGCCCGAGGTCAGATTGCGCGCCTCGCCGCCGGAGATCGGCAGCAGGTAGAGGTCGCCGAGGAGATCGAACACGATCTCTCGCCCATCGGGAGAGACATCGAGGCTCATCCAGGTGCCCTCGTCGACATCGAGGTCGACCATCTCGAGCTCGCCGAAGCCCTCCGGTGGCGCATCGACCCGCCAGTCGTCTTTCGCCTTCTCGGCATCGACCGGCGGAGCATCCTCGGCCATCGCCGGACCCTCGTGATGATTGTGGGTCCAGCCGAGCAGGGAGAGGGAGAGGGTCAGCGGCAGGGCGAGCAGCAGCAGTCGTCGCATGGGGATCTTTCCGGTCGGTGATCGGTCATCGTCGCTTCGAACCGACCGACTATAGCGATGCCATGCAGCGGAGTCGAAAGGGAATCCGGGACCGCCATCGCCACCGGCGGTCCCGAGCGGAGCGGATACTCGAGAGAGAAGGTCGGGCTAGAAATCGGGTTCGTCGGGATCGTCCGACGGTGGCGACACCGTGAAGGACACCGACGCCGAAGACTCGTTGCCACAACCGTCCCGCGCCACCGCATCGAAGGTGTGCGGTCCGACCTCTCGTTCCCAGAAGAAACTGAAGGGCGGACTCACAAAGCCTTGCTGCCAGACGCCATCGACCGAGAACTCGACTCGGTCGACGCCGCTCGGATCACTGGCGGTGGCCTCCAGCAGCACGACGTTGTCATCACCTTCGATCACCAGGCCCGCGGTCGGATGGGTGATGGTCAGGGTCGGACCCGTCCCATCGGCCAGGCACGGATCCGGTGCCGGGACGGTGAACTCGACGGGGCTCGACCAGCGGACGTTGCCGCAGGTGTCGCTCGCCTTGACGCGCAGCTCATGGGAACCCGCCGAAGCGCTCCAGGAGACGCCATAGGGAGCCGCCGTATCCGAGCCGACCCAGCTTCCATCGATCAAGAAATCGACCTTGGCGATGCCCGAGTTGTCCGAGGCAACGGCTGCCAGGGGCACCGTGCCATCACTGCCCGGACTGACCGTCGATTGGTTCAACGGCGAGCTGACGCCCACCGCCGGTGGCGTCGAATCGCTGGCGCAACCGCCACCGGAGGAGCCTTCGACGGTGAACACCACCGCAGACGACCAGGCTTGGTTGCCGCAGGCGTCGAATCCCTTGGCGGCGAGCTCGTGTTGCCCCGCGCTCGCCAACCAGTTGTGCGCATAGGGCGAAGTCTCGTCGCTGTGGACCAGGCCACCGTCGACGTAGAGCTCGACGAGATCGACGCCGCCGGCGTCCGTGGCGCTCGCCTCGAGGGTCACCCTGCCATTGCCGTTCGGCGTCACCGTCTCTCCGTCCGCCGGCCGCAGGATGCCCATGGTGGGGCCAGAAGCATCGTCGGCGCATGAGCCACCGCCTCCGCCCCCACCATCGCCCTCGACCGTGAAGGTCACCTCGGACGAGAAGGTCGCGTTCCCGCAGCCATCCACCGCCCGCACCTTGAAGTCATGGGGTCCCGCCGACGCCGGCCAGTTGTGGCTGTAAGGCGACGTCGCGTCGCTCCACACCTCCTGGCCATCGATGAAGAACTCGACGCGATCGATTCCCGAGCCGTCCGAAGCGGCTGCTTCGAGGGTCACCCGCCCGTTCGCGTTGGGCGTCACCACCGACCCTGCGGTCGGTCGGAGAACCGAGGCGGAGGGCCCTTGAGCATCCGAGCTGCAGGAGCCACCGCCCGAGCCCGAGTCGACGGTGAAGGTGATCTCTTCGGAAAAGCTGGCGTTGCCACAAGCGTCGATAGCTCGCAATTTGAAGTCATGGGACCCGGCCGACGATGGCCAGTTGTGGGCATAGGGCGAGGTAGAGTCGGTCCAAACCTCCACGCCGTCGATGAAGAACTCCAGGCGATCGACCCCGGAGCTGTCCGATGCCACTCCT contains:
- a CDS encoding amidohydrolase family protein gives rise to the protein MRRLLLLALPLTLSLSLLGWTHNHHEGPAMAEDAPPVDAEKAKDDWRVDAPPEGFGELEMVDLDVDEGTWMSLDVSPDGREIVFDLLGDLYLLPISGGEARNLTSGLAWDMQPRFSPDGETIAFTSDRGGGDNIWLIDRDGENARAVTDESFRLLNSPAWTPDGEFLVARKHFTSRRSLGAGEMWLYHRSGGDGLQVVEKPNEQKDLGEPALSPDGRYLYFSQDTTPGSRFEYSKDPNTQIYEIRRLDRRDGRIVDLVGGPGGAVRPTPSPDGESLAFVRRERTRSVLFLKDLESGEETPLYRDLDRDMQETWAIHGVYPTFAWLPDSSALVAWAGGKIQRIDAVTGEAVVIPFRVRDQRAVASALRLPVEVHPEEFPVRMLRWVRVSPQGDRVVFQALGYLWIRDLESGDVRRLTRQRDHGEFYPAFSRDGRSIVYTTWHDGDLGTVRVAPASGGEGRVVSQAPGHYVEPEFAPDGMSVVYRKVSGGWLRTPTWSADPGVYHQPLEGGGKPRLVTRDGFDPHFGGTSDRVFVTRFGDDRRLISLELDGDDEREHVHSKAATELRVSPDGRWLAFRERFKAFVTPLVAIGKSVEISPKGTSLPLAQVSQAAGEYLHWSGDSQRLYWALGATLSTLEVERAFAEDRGDEPLPVLEREIGFSVASDRPEGRLALVGGRVITMRGDEVLEDATVLVDGHRIVAVGARGEVDVPAGTHIVDVSGKTVIPGLVDVHWHGAMGQNGMLPQQNWGHYATLAYGVTTVHDPSNDTATVFAAAELARAGQITAPRIFSTGTILYGAKGDFKAEVDSLEDARFHVSRLQKVGAISVKSYNQPRRDQRQQVMTAARELGMMVVPEGGSLFQHNMTMVVDGHTGIEHSIPVAAIYEDVRQLWGATEVYYTPTLGVAYGGNWGEHYWYAKTKVWEDERLLTFVPRRLIDARSRRRMLAPDDEWGHIDNARVATELARRGVGVTIGAHGQREGLATHWEMWMLEQGGMTPHEALRAGTLVGARYLGFDADVGSIEVGKLADLVVLSGNPLDDLRQTTSVEHLVLNGRLYDGRSLDQVYPDRLPVEPFYWQREPGFFSRR